A genome region from Coffea arabica cultivar ET-39 chromosome 7e, Coffea Arabica ET-39 HiFi, whole genome shotgun sequence includes the following:
- the LOC113697959 gene encoding basic leucine zipper 43-like — protein MQSGDATELYYLLTSNPTQYPSHFGLNNNNMPSFNLSRISNPLCHLQINPQIQDFNPQMASFSCNSTSDEADDQQLSIINERKQRRMISNRESARRSRMRKQKHLDELWSQVVWLRNENHQLIDKLNHASERHDRVLQENTQLKEEASELRQMLTEMQLNSPYYNLRDLEDDPCNGLSQD, from the coding sequence ATGCAGTCAGGTGATGCAACAGAGTTGTATTATTTGCTTACTTCAAATCCAACTCAATACCCTTCTCATTTTGGCTTGAACAACAATAACATGCCTTCTTTCAACCTTAGCAGAATTTCAAACCCTTTGTGCCACCTTCAGATCAATCCCCAGATTCAAGACTTCAACCCGCAGATGGCATCTTTCAGCTGTAATTCAACTTCAGATGAAGCAGATGATCAACAACTAAGTATAATAAATGAAAGAAAGCAGAGAAGGATGATTTCCAATAGAGAATCTGCACGAAGATCACGTATGCGCAAGCAAAAGCATCTTGATGAGCTATGGTCCCAGGTTGTTTGGCTCCGTAATGAGAATCATCAGCTGATAGATAAACTGAACCATGCTTCAGAACGTCATGATCGTGTACTTCAAGAGAACACTCAACTCAAAGAAGAAGCTTCAGAACTTCGTCAAATGCTCACTGAGATGCAGCTAAACAGCCCTTATTATAACTTAAGAGATCTAGAAGATGATCCCTGCAATGGCTTGTCCCAAGACTAA
- the LOC113701779 gene encoding probable galacturonosyltransferase 9, with translation MAVAVRGGRGSSIGGGSGAGSTFRNFFSYRVFVSAMFTLLFLATLSVLFSSHPSHHDDDDSVILTSGNAYVQRTFLALNSDPLKTRVDMIYRQANDHIALVNAYAAYARNLKLEISKQLKMFDDLANNFAELQLKPNYRNALFESDGPIDEDVLRQFEKEVKDKIKVARSMIGESKESYDNQLKIQKLKDTIFAVNELLVKAKKNGAFTSLIAAKSTPKSLHCVAMRLMEERIAHPDNYVDEDPKPEFEDPTLYHYTIFSDNVIAVSVVVNSAVKNAKEPWKHVFHVVTDKMNVAAMKVWFKMRPVEGGAHVEIKSVEDFPFLNSSYVPVLRQLESANLQKFYFENSAENATKDVNNMKFRNPKYLSMLNHLRFYLPEMYPKLHRILFLDDDVVVQKDLTALWRIDMDGKVNGAVETCFGSFHRFAQYMNFSHPLIREKFNPKACAWAFGMNIFDLDAWRREKCTEQYHYWQNLNEDRTLWMLGTLPPGLMTFYSTTKSLDKSWHVLGLGFNPSISMDEINNAAVIHFNGNMKPWLDIAMNQYKHLWTKYVDSDMIFVQMCNFGM, from the exons ATGGCGGTGGCGGTCCGGGGCGGCCGAGGCAGCAGCATCGGCGGAGGATCTGGTGCCGGATCCACCTTTCGTAACTTCTTCTCTTATAGAGTCTTCGTCTCCGCCATGTTTACCCTCCTCTTCCTCGCCACTCTCTCCGTCCTCTTCTCCTCTCACCCCTCCCATCACGACGACGACGACTCC GTGATTTTGACGAGCGGGAACGCCTACGTGCAAAGAACATTTCTAGCGTTAAATTCCGACCCATTAAAGACTAGGGTAGATATGATATACAGGCAAGCTAATGATCACATTGCCCTTGTAAATGCCTATGCTGCTTATGCTAGGAATCTCAAGCTGGAGATCTCTAAACAGCTTAAGATGTTTGATGATTTAGCTAATAATTTTGCCGAGCTTCAACTGAAGCCCAATTATAGGAATGCTTTGTTTGAATCGGATGGACCCATAGACGAGGATGTCTTGAGACAGTTTGAGAAAGAGGTTAAGGATAAGATTAAGGTTGCTAGGTCCATGATTGGCGAGTCAAAAGAGTCGTATGATAATCAATTGAAGATTCAGAAGTTGAAGGATACCATTTTTGCTGTCAATGAGCTGCTTGTCAAGGCTAAGAAGAATGGTGCTTTTACTAGCTTGATCGCTGCTAAGTCGACTCCCAAGAGCTTGCATTGTGTTGCCATGCGGCTCATGGAAGAGAGAATTGCGCACCCAGATAATTATGTGGATGAGGACCCAAAGCCCGAGTTTGAGGACCCGACCTTGTATCATTACACAATATTCTCGGATAATGTGATTGCCGTATCCGTGGTGGTTAATTCGGCTGTGAAGAATGCAAAGGAACCATGGAAACATGTCTTCCATGTGGTTACAGATAAGATGAATGTGGCTGCGATGAAGGTTTGGTTTAAGATGAGGCCGGTTGAAGGAGGTGCGCACGTGGAGATCAAGTCTGTAGAGGATTTTCCATTCTTGAACTCATCATATGTCCCGGTGCTAAGGCAACTTGAATCAGCAAATCTGCAGAAGTTTTACTTTGAGAACAGTGCAGAAAATGCAACAAAAGATGTGAACAACATGAAATTTAGGAACCCTAAGTACTTGTCGATGTTGAATCACCTTCGATTTTACTTGCCAGAGATGTATCCCAAACTGCACCGgattttgtttttggatgaCGATGTCGTAGTACAGAAGGATTTGACTGCGTTGTGGAGAATTGATATGGATGGCAAGGTAAATGGGGCAGTTGAGACCTGCTTCGGTTCATTCCACCGCTTTGCACAATATATGAACTTCTCCCATCCTCTGATCAGGGAGAAATTCAATCCCAAGGCCTGTGCCTGGGCATTTGGGATGAATATCTTTGATCTTGATGCTTGGAGGCGTGAAAAGTGCACTGAGCAATACCATTATTGGCAGAACTTG AATGAGGATCGGACTCTCTGGATGTTGGGAACTCTTCCGCCTGGGCTGATGACCTTTTACTCAACGACCAAATCTTTGGATAAATCTTGGCATGTGCTTGGTCTTGGGTTCAACCCGAGTATTAGCATGGATGAGATTAACAATGCTGCTGTCATCCATTTCAATGGGAACATGAAACCTTGGCTGGACATTGCCATGAACCAATACAAGCATCTTTGGACTAAATATGTTGATTCTGACATGATATTTGTGCAAATGTGCAATTTTGGCATGTAG
- the LOC140011080 gene encoding protein GLUTAMINE DUMPER 2-like translates to MTQENNSTSAHVNSGLFNHWNTPLPYLFAGLALMLGLIALSLLILACSYRNPSTTTTTTTQSSGNNDDDQEKSTRAAVLRPEPEPRIVVIMAGDDNPTYLAKPTTQSTTHCDQQV, encoded by the coding sequence atgacccAGGAAAACAACTCCACTTCCGCTCATGTCAACTCTGGATTATTCAATCACTGGAATACACCTCTTCCTTACCTCTTTGCTGGCCTTGCTCTCATGTTAGGGCTCATTGCATTATCTCTTCTTATTCTTGCCTGCTCTTACAGGAATCcttctactactactactactactactcaaTCCTCAGGCAACAACGATGATGATCAGGAAAAATCAACGAGGGCCGCCGTGCTACGCCCTGAACCGGAGCCCAGGATAGTCGTAATCATGGCCGGAGATGACAACCCCACTTACCTCGCCAAGCCGACCACTCAGTCTACTACCCACTGTGATCAACAAGTCTGA